The proteins below are encoded in one region of Streptomyces sp. NBC_00490:
- a CDS encoding SMP-30/gluconolactonase/LRE family protein translates to MKRTTSVALSGFGVPESLRWHQGALWFSDLAHGTVHRWDGTGEAETVLKVPGRAGGLGWLPDGRMLVASMDGGVVYRLEADGELVEHADLRHLVGGPVNDMLVDPHGRAYVGNFGFDYHAFAREHANAMLYAPPGPTKAPIACLAADGTLLGVTEPVLFPNGCVLTGNGTTMVAAETLAMRLTAFPVLPDGTLGEPRPWAPLISPFLWHAVNHPGLLGRIARRISALLDHPAIAKRSASPIAPDGIAWHSDGETMWIANALRGECVRVAEGGRVLDRVTTSQNTLSCLVAGQDGRTLFAATVPTDDPVRAAELNGGRIEMLRL, encoded by the coding sequence ATGAAGCGGACGACATCAGTCGCGTTGAGCGGCTTCGGCGTTCCCGAGTCACTGCGCTGGCATCAGGGAGCCCTGTGGTTCTCCGACCTGGCACACGGCACGGTGCACCGCTGGGACGGCACGGGAGAGGCCGAGACGGTCCTCAAGGTTCCCGGCCGGGCCGGCGGACTCGGCTGGCTTCCGGACGGGCGCATGCTCGTCGCCTCCATGGACGGAGGCGTCGTGTACCGACTGGAAGCAGACGGCGAGCTCGTCGAGCACGCGGATCTGCGGCACCTTGTCGGCGGCCCGGTCAACGACATGCTCGTCGACCCGCACGGGCGTGCATACGTGGGCAACTTCGGCTTTGACTACCACGCGTTCGCCCGCGAGCACGCGAACGCCATGCTCTACGCGCCGCCCGGCCCGACGAAGGCGCCGATCGCGTGCCTGGCTGCGGACGGGACCCTGCTCGGGGTGACCGAGCCGGTGCTCTTCCCCAACGGCTGCGTCCTGACGGGCAACGGCACCACCATGGTGGCGGCCGAAACCCTGGCCATGCGGCTCACCGCCTTCCCCGTGCTCCCCGACGGCACACTCGGGGAGCCGCGCCCCTGGGCCCCGCTGATCTCACCGTTCCTGTGGCATGCGGTGAACCATCCGGGGCTTCTCGGCCGGATCGCCCGAAGGATCTCGGCGCTCTTGGACCACCCGGCCATCGCCAAGCGCTCCGCCTCACCGATCGCCCCCGACGGCATCGCCTGGCACAGCGACGGCGAGACGATGTGGATCGCGAACGCACTGCGCGGCGAATGCGTGCGCGTGGCCGAGGGCGGCCGCGTCCTCGACCGGGTCACGACGAGCCAGAACACCCTGAGCTGCCTGGTCGCAGGTCAAGACGGGCGCACCCTGTTCGCCGCGACCGTGCCGACCGACGATCCCGTCCGTGCCGCAGAGCTGAACGGTGGCCGCATCGAGATGCTCCGGCTGTGA
- a CDS encoding aldehyde dehydrogenase family protein has protein sequence MAQTRSLTPDGARADAHIAVDNPATGAVVGHVADASAQEVAQAVARARRAQPGWAELSARSRAEFFTRGRRWLLTHRQEIIDSIVAENGKAEEDAIVEIVYCVSAFAYWAKRARHFLAETKIRSLSPFVLGRSMYTRRVPLGVVGVIGPWNNPLINSFGDAIPALAAGNAVVLKPSEYTPLTALLMEKMTRECGWPKDVFQVVTGAGATGQALVDTADFVMFTGSTKTGRAVAARAGERLVPCSLELGGKDALIVLADASLERAVNVTLHGALCNGGQMCTSVERVYVEEPVYDAFVARLRQRFEEVTSGRPAGLGSTDVGAMTFPPQMPIVEDHVKDAVSRGARVLVGGHAAPGPGRFFEPTLLVDVDHTMKCMREETFGPTLPVMKVASAEEAVRLVNDSTYGLQASIISSNMKRARHLAERLEAGCVTINDAQTNYMAFGLPMGGWKESGLGVRHGAEGIRKYTRLQAVSVNRFPTRRDLHMIPFDPSAYRSILRLVDLMYGNRLRRRSK, from the coding sequence GTGGCTCAGACTCGATCGCTCACGCCCGACGGCGCCCGGGCGGACGCACACATCGCAGTGGACAACCCGGCCACCGGAGCAGTGGTCGGCCACGTCGCAGACGCGTCGGCGCAGGAGGTGGCGCAAGCGGTTGCACGAGCCCGGCGGGCGCAGCCGGGCTGGGCTGAACTGAGCGCCCGAAGCCGTGCGGAATTCTTTACACGCGGTCGTCGGTGGCTGCTGACTCACCGGCAGGAGATCATCGACTCCATCGTCGCGGAGAACGGCAAGGCGGAAGAGGACGCGATCGTCGAGATCGTCTACTGCGTCAGCGCCTTCGCTTACTGGGCCAAGCGGGCACGGCACTTCCTCGCCGAGACGAAGATCCGCTCGCTCTCGCCGTTCGTGCTCGGGCGCAGCATGTACACCCGGCGGGTCCCCCTCGGTGTCGTCGGAGTCATCGGCCCCTGGAACAACCCGTTGATCAACTCCTTCGGTGACGCCATCCCGGCCCTGGCCGCCGGCAACGCCGTCGTCCTCAAACCCTCGGAGTACACACCGCTGACCGCGCTGCTCATGGAGAAGATGACCCGTGAGTGCGGCTGGCCCAAGGACGTCTTCCAGGTCGTGACCGGCGCCGGCGCCACCGGCCAGGCCCTGGTCGACACCGCCGACTTCGTGATGTTCACCGGATCCACGAAGACCGGCCGGGCCGTCGCCGCGCGGGCGGGCGAGCGGCTCGTCCCGTGCTCACTCGAACTCGGCGGCAAGGACGCTCTGATCGTGCTGGCCGATGCCTCGCTGGAGCGGGCGGTGAACGTCACCCTGCACGGTGCTCTGTGCAACGGGGGGCAGATGTGCACCTCGGTGGAGCGCGTCTATGTCGAGGAGCCGGTGTACGACGCGTTCGTCGCCAGGCTGCGCCAGCGGTTCGAGGAGGTCACCTCCGGCAGGCCGGCAGGGCTGGGCAGCACCGATGTGGGCGCCATGACCTTCCCGCCTCAGATGCCGATCGTCGAGGACCACGTCAAGGACGCCGTGAGCCGAGGAGCGCGCGTCCTTGTAGGGGGCCACGCCGCCCCCGGCCCGGGCCGGTTCTTCGAACCCACGCTGCTCGTCGACGTCGACCACACCATGAAATGCATGCGTGAGGAGACCTTCGGACCCACGCTGCCCGTGATGAAGGTCGCAAGTGCCGAGGAGGCCGTCCGGCTCGTCAACGACAGCACCTACGGCCTGCAGGCCTCCATCATCAGCTCGAACATGAAGCGTGCCCGACACCTCGCCGAGCGTCTCGAGGCAGGCTGCGTCACCATCAACGACGCCCAGACCAACTACATGGCCTTCGGCCTGCCCATGGGCGGCTGGAAGGAGTCGGGCCTCGGCGTACGGCACGGCGCCGAAGGAATCCGCAAGTACACCAGGCTCCAGGCCGTCAGCGTGAACCGCTTCCCGACCCGCCGCGACCTTCACATGATCCCGTTCGACCCCTCGGCCTACCGGTCCATCCTGCGCCTGGTGGACCTCATGTACGGCAACCGCCTGCGCCGCCGGAGCAAGTAA
- a CDS encoding class II aldolase/adducin family protein, translated as MTTTPAAPHMSVGAMPEGVTLPLPQQNLSTEEERQVRKQELAAAFRLFARFGFSEGVAGHITARDPENPSAFWVNPFGMSFSQIRVSDLILVDHDGKLLEGKRPVNNAAFCIHSEVHRARPDTVAAAHTHSLHGKAFSSLSVPLEPITQDACAFFEDHGIYSDYRGVVNDTEEGRRIGVALGKGKAVVLQNHGLLTVGASVAEAAWYFITMERSCQAQLLAMAAGEPKLIDAETARMVRDQISGPLPGWFQFRPLWDQITADQPDLFD; from the coding sequence ATGACCACGACACCCGCCGCCCCGCACATGTCCGTCGGCGCCATGCCCGAGGGCGTCACCCTGCCGCTGCCCCAGCAGAACCTGAGCACCGAGGAGGAGCGTCAGGTCCGCAAGCAGGAACTCGCGGCCGCCTTCCGCCTGTTCGCTCGCTTCGGCTTCTCCGAGGGCGTGGCCGGACACATCACGGCCCGCGATCCGGAGAACCCCTCGGCCTTCTGGGTCAACCCCTTCGGGATGTCGTTCAGCCAGATCCGCGTCTCCGACCTGATCCTCGTCGACCATGACGGCAAGCTCCTGGAGGGCAAACGCCCGGTCAACAACGCCGCGTTCTGTATCCACTCCGAGGTGCACCGGGCCAGGCCGGATACGGTCGCTGCCGCACACACCCACTCCCTGCACGGCAAGGCCTTCTCCAGCCTCAGCGTCCCGCTCGAGCCGATCACCCAGGACGCCTGTGCCTTCTTCGAGGACCACGGCATCTACTCCGACTACCGCGGAGTGGTGAACGACACCGAGGAAGGCCGACGGATCGGTGTGGCGCTGGGCAAGGGAAAGGCCGTCGTTCTGCAGAACCACGGGCTGCTCACGGTCGGGGCCTCCGTCGCCGAGGCGGCCTGGTACTTCATCACCATGGAACGCTCCTGCCAGGCGCAGCTGCTGGCCATGGCCGCGGGTGAACCGAAGCTCATCGATGCGGAAACAGCGCGGATGGTGAGGGACCAGATCTCCGGCCCCCTCCCGGGCTGGTTCCAGTTCCGCCCCCTGTGGGACCAGATCACCGCAGACCAGCCCGACCTGTTCGACTGA
- a CDS encoding TetR/AcrR family transcriptional regulator yields the protein MAAKDRREELIAAAFRVMVRDGVVKTTTRAVVNEAKMPLGVFHYCFNSREELLQEVITRITDSGVAKARNVFEGEGDLGARIARSLFAFWEGVELSPGEHQVGYELAHYALRQEGFEDLARRQYEHYLEVHEQLLAEAAASAGIKWTVPLPVLARYLNAVLDGVTLCWLADRNSENTRAVLRLTGEHLMSLAAKDA from the coding sequence ATGGCAGCGAAGGATCGACGGGAAGAACTCATCGCCGCGGCGTTCCGCGTCATGGTCCGCGACGGAGTCGTCAAGACCACGACACGCGCTGTCGTCAACGAGGCGAAGATGCCGCTGGGCGTTTTCCACTACTGCTTCAACTCACGTGAGGAACTCCTCCAGGAAGTCATCACCCGTATCACGGACAGCGGCGTGGCAAAGGCCCGGAACGTGTTCGAGGGAGAGGGCGACCTCGGCGCACGCATCGCCAGGAGCCTCTTCGCCTTCTGGGAGGGAGTTGAGCTCAGCCCGGGAGAGCATCAGGTGGGGTACGAACTCGCCCATTACGCGTTGCGTCAGGAGGGCTTTGAGGATCTGGCCCGCCGGCAGTACGAGCATTACCTGGAAGTCCATGAGCAGCTCCTCGCTGAAGCTGCCGCGAGCGCGGGCATCAAGTGGACGGTGCCCCTTCCCGTTCTGGCCCGCTACCTCAACGCGGTGCTGGACGGTGTCACGCTGTGCTGGCTGGCCGACCGTAACAGCGAGAACACCCGCGCGGTGCTCCGCCTGACCGGCGAGCACCTCATGAGCCTCGCCGCCAAGGACGCGTGA
- a CDS encoding M48 family metalloprotease, with translation MTFRLRAVRAFALLLGFFLMSLALLSAMAVLDWLVLTHPVTERAAWIGGTVLTVTVLLAAAIVRGLFTFLRAGRLGPVPEGVPVTPEDQPALWEQVRAAAEVTGQRPPDELYLVAEVNAAVAEQSRMLGLLHGRRRMYLGLPLLAGLTVPQLRAVLAHEFGHYGNLDTRLGGVTMRGRAALLHTVEAFQEGSTEFHQAIGALYVGYARLYLRTTQSVARHQELAADRMAARHAGRDTTVAALRAIPVLADAHTHYLDTYAARGISLGALPPVGEVHGGFCRLLAARTGERLAALRAGQRPPRPHPYDSHPPTAERIARLEQLPADDRSEDPTDQTTGLALLRDTDRLFTALEARTLAGESAQLRRVSWDELVMARAIADAEGWSRPLRVAVARTLRSSARGAGGAVTDAVRREGTTGEVSGDLLPGLEEILDAFDRGLLWPEVADRMPKPDQATRLVGQAARNFIRPRIFDGLAGLIHLRLAESGQAKPDVGWSEQPGLLLPESWEKTMDDAIDAAVADTPDTRSLRALLTASHHAPA, from the coding sequence ATGACGTTTCGGCTGCGCGCAGTCCGCGCGTTCGCGCTGCTGCTCGGCTTCTTCCTCATGAGCCTGGCACTGCTGTCGGCCATGGCCGTGCTCGACTGGCTGGTGCTGACCCACCCGGTCACCGAGAGGGCGGCGTGGATCGGGGGCACGGTGCTGACGGTCACCGTGCTGCTGGCAGCGGCGATTGTGCGTGGCTTGTTCACGTTCCTACGAGCCGGCCGGCTGGGACCGGTCCCGGAGGGGGTGCCGGTCACCCCCGAGGACCAGCCCGCGCTGTGGGAGCAGGTACGGGCGGCAGCCGAGGTGACGGGACAGCGGCCGCCCGACGAGCTCTACCTCGTCGCCGAGGTCAACGCGGCCGTCGCCGAACAGAGCCGCATGCTCGGACTGCTGCACGGACGACGCCGGATGTATCTGGGGCTCCCGCTGCTCGCCGGACTGACCGTCCCACAGTTGCGCGCCGTCCTCGCCCACGAGTTCGGGCACTACGGCAACCTCGACACCCGGCTCGGAGGCGTCACCATGCGCGGCCGCGCGGCGCTCCTGCACACGGTGGAGGCGTTCCAGGAGGGCAGCACTGAGTTCCATCAGGCGATCGGTGCCCTGTACGTCGGCTACGCGCGGCTGTATCTGCGGACCACCCAGTCCGTGGCTCGCCACCAGGAGCTCGCCGCGGACCGGATGGCGGCCAGGCACGCCGGTCGCGACACGACGGTCGCCGCGCTACGCGCCATCCCGGTGCTCGCCGACGCCCACACCCACTACCTGGACACCTACGCCGCGAGGGGCATCTCGCTGGGTGCGCTCCCGCCGGTGGGCGAAGTGCACGGCGGTTTTTGCCGGTTGCTCGCCGCACGCACCGGGGAACGACTCGCCGCCCTCCGCGCCGGACAGCGCCCGCCGCGACCGCACCCGTACGACTCGCACCCCCCGACAGCCGAACGCATCGCCCGCCTCGAACAACTCCCGGCAGACGACCGGTCAGAGGACCCCACCGACCAGACCACCGGCCTCGCCCTGTTGCGCGACACCGACCGGCTGTTCACCGCGCTGGAGGCGCGCACGCTGGCTGGGGAGTCGGCGCAGTTGCGGCGCGTGAGCTGGGACGAACTCGTCATGGCCCGCGCCATCGCCGACGCCGAGGGCTGGTCCCGACCACTGCGGGTCGCCGTGGCCAGGACACTTCGATCCTCGGCGCGGGGAGCGGGCGGCGCGGTGACCGATGCCGTACGCCGGGAAGGCACGACCGGCGAGGTGAGCGGCGACCTCTTGCCCGGCTTGGAGGAGATACTCGACGCGTTCGACCGCGGCCTGCTCTGGCCGGAGGTCGCCGACCGCATGCCCAAGCCGGACCAGGCGACCCGACTGGTCGGGCAGGCCGCGCGCAACTTCATTCGGCCAAGGATCTTCGACGGCCTCGCGGGCCTGATCCACCTGCGCCTGGCCGAGTCCGGGCAGGCCAAGCCGGACGTCGGCTGGTCGGAGCAGCCCGGACTGTTGCTCCCCGAGTCGTGGGAGAAGACCATGGACGACGCCATCGACGCCGCCGTCGCCGACACACCCGACACCCGATCCCTGCGCGCCCTGCTCACCGCGTCCCACCACGCGCCGGCGTGA
- a CDS encoding SMI1/KNR4 family protein, giving the protein MTDTAVFDWRSFLLRWSGEWADSLSDDETRGADDEAAREARWLGFPPASEERIAAMEERLGRRMPPSYREFLKVSDGWRHAGGFVWRLAGTERVHWHENESGLADVFEEYLDEDADPEEQREAELWRRGLQLDVESDSTYVLLDPDDVDEDGEWAVYTWASWRAASPERQASFLEFMQEMYREFHRLRSHRGEGQPVFVNDTTRELDDLVDAARLEALRGNWERAVQQLDEAKAYGRPRAVGLGDQIRRLLGQTSMYFDGLATDPRYAAELLPSLVAEHAAHSYRDDSMLMFHLRGADETLVATAYATLEQVREGTYRYAPAGPFGEAVEQARELARWGDTDGAWRTLTAALPLWEPLGPDHLAPLGWVADPVLGPLLTPERGRQLLSTPRAGQAGGPPSPTDGLDSSGMAWLAVPDPGNSRTSYRFVLVEGVDPQELAKRLADGRDHDRGQEDEHEHRSVLDSPMTLWEARRRSVSDQREFSSLDDKALMAVGRAGAGWSFAFDGQPAQFNRQRFISPAECSSSGTRAVVVWSGLREPHREPFFHLSVAQDGAEQYAFTYTDGELRQSGEIPRLLDPTRFFGAAEVEGAEVERSLLEAVAEEFGASLPRHALVSGRLHTFTTRSWTRPPESGEAYAVIRLSWGDTPSVEDAGAGEDGPGSG; this is encoded by the coding sequence ATGACGGACACCGCGGTATTCGACTGGCGCTCCTTCCTGCTCCGGTGGAGCGGGGAGTGGGCGGATTCCCTCTCCGACGACGAGACGCGCGGCGCGGACGACGAGGCCGCGCGGGAGGCGCGGTGGCTGGGGTTCCCGCCCGCCTCCGAGGAGCGCATCGCGGCCATGGAGGAGCGCCTGGGTCGACGGATGCCCCCGTCGTACCGGGAGTTCCTCAAGGTCAGCGACGGGTGGCGGCATGCGGGCGGGTTCGTGTGGCGGCTGGCGGGGACCGAAAGGGTGCACTGGCACGAGAACGAGTCAGGGCTCGCCGACGTGTTCGAGGAGTACCTGGACGAGGACGCGGACCCTGAGGAGCAACGGGAGGCGGAGCTGTGGCGGCGCGGGCTCCAGCTGGACGTCGAGTCCGACTCCACCTATGTACTCCTGGACCCCGATGACGTGGACGAGGACGGCGAGTGGGCCGTCTACACATGGGCGAGCTGGCGGGCCGCCTCACCCGAACGGCAGGCGAGCTTCCTGGAGTTCATGCAGGAGATGTACCGCGAGTTCCACCGCCTGCGGTCCCACCGCGGCGAGGGGCAGCCGGTGTTCGTCAACGACACCACGCGCGAGCTGGACGACCTGGTGGACGCGGCCCGGCTGGAGGCGCTGCGCGGCAACTGGGAACGGGCCGTGCAGCAGTTGGACGAGGCCAAGGCGTACGGCCGACCGCGGGCTGTCGGGTTGGGCGACCAGATCCGACGCCTGCTCGGACAGACCTCCATGTACTTCGACGGCCTGGCGACGGACCCGCGGTACGCGGCCGAGCTGTTGCCGTCGCTGGTCGCCGAGCACGCGGCACACTCGTACCGCGACGACTCCATGCTGATGTTCCATCTCCGCGGCGCCGACGAGACCCTGGTGGCAACGGCGTACGCGACCCTGGAGCAGGTGCGCGAGGGCACGTACCGGTACGCGCCGGCAGGACCGTTCGGTGAGGCGGTCGAGCAGGCACGGGAGCTGGCGCGGTGGGGCGACACCGACGGGGCGTGGCGGACACTGACGGCGGCGCTGCCCCTGTGGGAGCCATTGGGGCCCGATCATCTGGCACCGCTGGGATGGGTGGCCGACCCCGTGCTCGGACCGTTGCTGACCCCGGAGCGGGGGCGCCAGCTGTTGTCCACACCGAGAGCGGGCCAGGCCGGTGGCCCGCCGAGTCCGACGGACGGCCTCGACTCGAGCGGCATGGCATGGCTCGCCGTGCCGGACCCGGGCAACAGCCGCACGTCCTACCGGTTCGTCCTGGTGGAGGGGGTGGATCCGCAGGAGTTGGCAAAACGCCTGGCGGACGGGCGCGACCACGACCGTGGCCAGGAAGACGAGCACGAGCACAGGAGCGTGCTGGACTCGCCCATGACCCTGTGGGAAGCGCGCCGCAGGTCGGTCAGCGACCAGAGGGAGTTCTCCTCCTTAGACGACAAGGCCCTCATGGCGGTCGGCCGCGCCGGCGCCGGCTGGAGCTTCGCGTTCGACGGCCAACCCGCGCAGTTCAACCGGCAGAGGTTCATCTCCCCTGCCGAGTGCTCCAGTTCGGGCACCCGCGCGGTGGTGGTGTGGAGCGGCCTCAGGGAACCGCACCGGGAGCCGTTCTTCCACCTGTCCGTGGCGCAGGACGGTGCCGAGCAGTACGCGTTCACCTACACGGACGGCGAACTCCGGCAAAGCGGAGAGATACCCCGCCTCCTGGACCCGACCCGGTTCTTCGGAGCCGCGGAGGTGGAGGGTGCCGAGGTGGAGCGGTCACTGTTGGAAGCCGTTGCCGAGGAGTTCGGCGCGTCTCTGCCCCGTCACGCCCTCGTGAGCGGACGGCTGCACACGTTCACCACCCGTTCCTGGACGCGTCCGCCCGAGAGCGGCGAGGCGTACGCGGTGATCCGGTTGAGCTGGGGAGACACACCCTCGGTGGAGGACGCGGGGGCGGGGGAGGACGGGCCGGGAAGCGGGTGA
- a CDS encoding helix-turn-helix domain-containing protein, with protein MAVDDVDGTLAAMGPRLRAAREQHGATLAGVSCATGISTSTLSRIETGRRKPTLEVLLQLSKEYGVSLDELAGTAPAPAAEPRAAAPLSFGDDKAVLPLTRYVGGLHAHKHVLPAIEGPPARPRRVCHEGYEWLCVLYGRLWLALGDQDLVLTPGDVAEFDTRTPHGVANASPGGPVEYLIMFGPQGERLRPRTPPAAGRGSRHPNRAQAGREEQS; from the coding sequence GTGGCAGTCGACGACGTGGACGGCACGCTGGCCGCGATGGGGCCCCGGCTGCGGGCCGCGCGCGAGCAGCATGGCGCGACGCTCGCCGGTGTCAGCTGCGCGACCGGCATCTCGACCAGCACCCTGTCGCGGATCGAGACCGGCCGGCGCAAGCCCACGCTGGAGGTGCTGCTGCAGCTGTCGAAGGAGTACGGCGTCTCCCTGGACGAGCTGGCCGGCACCGCGCCCGCCCCCGCGGCCGAGCCGCGCGCTGCGGCGCCGCTGAGCTTCGGGGATGACAAAGCGGTGCTGCCGTTGACCCGGTACGTCGGCGGCCTGCACGCCCACAAGCACGTCCTGCCCGCCATCGAGGGTCCGCCCGCGCGGCCGCGGCGGGTCTGCCACGAGGGCTACGAGTGGTTGTGCGTCCTGTACGGGCGGCTGTGGCTCGCGCTCGGCGACCAAGACCTCGTCCTGACCCCCGGGGACGTCGCCGAGTTCGACACCCGCACCCCGCACGGGGTGGCGAACGCCAGCCCCGGCGGTCCGGTCGAGTACCTGATCATGTTCGGACCGCAGGGCGAGCGCCTGCGGCCGCGCACCCCTCCAGCCGCTGGTCGCGGGAGCCGCCATCCGAATCGCGCCCAGGCCGGCCGAGAAGAACAGTCGTAG
- a CDS encoding alpha/beta fold hydrolase: MQPEPTAELRHRTVEAPAGRLHLVEQGAGPLVLLVHGFPESWYSWRRQLPALAAAGHRAVAIDVRGYGRSSKPQTPDAYRMLDLVEDNVAVVRALGEENAVVVGHDWGSNIAAACALLHPEVFRAVGLLSVPYAPPGGPRPTDIFGQMGGPEQEFYVSYFQEPGRAEAEIEPDVRGWLAGFYTALSADTMPAQGEPDPHFVTRGGRLRDRFPTGVLPAWLSEEDLDVYAGEFERTGITGALNRYRNMDRDWEDLAPHRGAPIKQPSLFIGGALDASTTWMSDAIKAYPTTLPGLSASHLLNGCGHWIQQERPDEVNRLLTDWLATLQG, encoded by the coding sequence ATGCAGCCCGAGCCGACCGCCGAGCTCCGCCACCGCACCGTCGAGGCCCCGGCCGGGCGCCTGCACCTGGTCGAGCAGGGCGCCGGCCCGCTGGTCCTGCTCGTCCACGGCTTCCCCGAGTCCTGGTACTCCTGGCGCCGCCAGCTCCCGGCCCTCGCCGCGGCCGGCCACCGGGCGGTGGCGATCGACGTGCGCGGCTACGGCCGCTCCTCCAAGCCGCAGACGCCCGACGCCTACCGGATGCTCGACCTGGTGGAGGACAACGTCGCCGTCGTGCGCGCCCTCGGCGAGGAGAACGCAGTGGTCGTCGGCCACGACTGGGGCTCCAACATCGCCGCCGCCTGCGCCCTGCTGCACCCGGAGGTCTTCCGCGCCGTCGGCCTGCTGAGCGTTCCCTACGCGCCGCCCGGAGGGCCCCGCCCCACCGACATCTTCGGCCAGATGGGCGGCCCGGAGCAGGAGTTCTACGTCTCCTACTTCCAAGAGCCCGGCCGCGCCGAGGCGGAGATCGAGCCCGACGTCCGGGGCTGGCTCGCGGGCTTCTACACGGCCCTGTCCGCCGACACCATGCCCGCCCAGGGCGAGCCCGACCCGCACTTCGTCACCCGCGGCGGCCGGTTGCGCGACCGCTTCCCCACGGGTGTCCTCCCGGCCTGGCTGAGCGAGGAGGACCTGGACGTCTACGCCGGGGAGTTCGAGCGCACAGGGATCACCGGCGCCCTCAACCGCTACCGCAACATGGACCGGGACTGGGAAGACCTCGCCCCGCACCGCGGAGCCCCGATCAAGCAGCCGTCCCTGTTCATCGGCGGCGCCCTGGACGCCTCCACCACCTGGATGTCCGACGCCATCAAGGCCTACCCCACCACCCTCCCAGGCCTGTCGGCCTCCCACCTCTTGAACGGCTGCGGCCACTGGATCCAGCAGGAGCGCCCCGACGAGGTCAACCGCCTGCTGACCGACTGGCTCGCCACCCTCCAGGGCTGA
- a CDS encoding putative immunity protein, protein MILPKVRDPRFVTIRRGGTLTDSDHRLLALWAAACAEHVLDLFESAQPEDPRPRQAIEHARAWVHGEVKMMQARTAGGHAMGAARDLRGAARHAAYAAGQAAVVAHVAAHELGAAAYAIKAARAAAPQDESEAAGRLECQWQRDQLPEAIRELVLDDQRLRNDICWSVFAC, encoded by the coding sequence ATGATCCTCCCGAAGGTCAGAGACCCCCGCTTCGTGACGATCCGCCGCGGTGGGACCCTCACCGATTCGGATCACCGCCTCCTCGCCCTGTGGGCGGCAGCCTGCGCGGAGCACGTCCTTGACCTCTTCGAGTCGGCTCAGCCTGAAGACCCACGACCGCGCCAGGCGATCGAGCACGCCCGCGCCTGGGTGCATGGCGAGGTGAAGATGATGCAGGCCCGCACGGCGGGCGGCCATGCAATGGGCGCCGCTCGAGACCTGCGGGGCGCAGCGCGGCATGCCGCTTACGCCGCCGGCCAGGCCGCAGTCGTCGCACACGTCGCCGCGCACGAACTCGGGGCAGCCGCCTACGCGATCAAGGCCGCACGCGCTGCCGCGCCACAAGACGAGAGTGAGGCCGCAGGACGACTCGAGTGCCAGTGGCAGCGCGACCAGCTCCCGGAGGCGATTCGCGAACTCGTCCTTGACGACCAGCGATTGCGCAACGACATCTGCTGGTCGGTGTTTGCCTGCTGA